The proteins below are encoded in one region of Bacillus alveayuensis:
- a CDS encoding HAD superfamily phosphatase (TIGR01668 family) (product_source=TIGR01668; cath_funfam=3.40.50.1000; cog=COG2179; ko=KO:K07015; pfam=PF13242; superfamily=56784; tigrfam=TIGR01668) codes for MLKLFLPEVYVGSIFHISPDFLKKRRIKGIITDLDNTLVEWDRPNATPKLMEWFNMMEKSGIKVTIVSNNNEKRVRLFSEPLGIPFISEAKKPMRRAFHKALASMGLSKDEVVVIGDQLLTDVLGGNRSGFKTILVVPVSSTDGFWTRLNRKIERKILSTLKRKGMLKWEE; via the coding sequence TTGTTAAAGCTTTTTTTGCCAGAGGTTTATGTAGGAAGCATATTTCATATTAGCCCTGATTTTTTAAAAAAACGACGTATAAAAGGAATTATTACGGATTTAGATAATACACTTGTCGAATGGGATCGTCCGAATGCTACTCCGAAATTAATGGAATGGTTTAATATGATGGAGAAAAGCGGAATTAAGGTGACCATTGTCTCCAATAATAATGAAAAAAGAGTGCGATTATTTTCTGAACCACTAGGTATTCCGTTTATTTCAGAGGCTAAAAAGCCAATGAGACGAGCCTTTCACAAGGCGCTGGCATCAATGGGATTATCGAAAGATGAAGTCGTTGTGATCGGTGATCAGCTGCTGACAGATGTTTTAGGAGGCAATCGCAGTGGATTCAAAACGATTTTAGTCGTCCCCGTTTCATCTACTGACGGATTTTGGACGAGATTGAACCGGAAAATTGAGCGAAAAATTTTATCGACCTTAAAACGAAAAGGTATGTTAAAGTGGGAGGAATGA
- a CDS encoding hypothetical protein (product_source=Hypo-rule applied; cath_funfam=1.20.5.340; pfam=PF10750; smart=SM01216; superfamily=52518) has protein sequence MNIHLDLIQDKIEFFEATNIKELEKKIQEQIEHNQQILLEVHSVSHQMHVSEDGKRFYSAVVHFKAKKS, from the coding sequence GTGAACATTCATCTTGATCTGATACAAGATAAAATCGAATTTTTTGAAGCAACAAACATAAAAGAACTTGAAAAGAAAATTCAGGAACAAATCGAACATAATCAACAAATATTATTAGAGGTACATTCCGTTTCCCATCAAATGCATGTTTCAGAAGATGGGAAACGCTTTTATAGTGCTGTCGTACATTTTAAAGCTAAGAAAAGCTGA
- a CDS encoding cell division protein FtsI/penicillin-binding protein 2 (product_source=COG0768; cath_funfam=3.40.710.10; cog=COG0768; pfam=PF00905,PF03717; superfamily=56601; transmembrane_helix_parts=Inside_1_6,TMhelix_7_29,Outside_30_588): MRKIQKRLITFGIITLFFNAVLMARLAQIQLFETESFSTKNINLIEESVKQRTQQVVIDDGRGYFLDRNGRPLGEHYTPTIVLFPFLKDYKFPIEQLLKIIPNSSEKLEQMLLSAKKPIILNQDIGIYVQDEMINQINQLNIPGVFGVYMKTKSQEPIASHLIGLTSADNRLIKKLYPDKDPLPYYTTIGVTGLERAFDEFLLPEKETKLMYHVDGLGRPLFGVQVKYMADSSPFYPVSVQTTIDAEIQKMAEKILEKHKLKKGGLILLDIERNEVLALVSKPDLNRNDKSTFYNYMFEPIFPGSVFKTVIAAAAIEKNSVLPNRTFNCDLDLYGKKEKDPNKRYGMLTFTESFAKSCNYAFAALGQELMAKNDQVFEEYAEKLGLINLVGWKGQVYHYEEFQQIPIEHYGKIWGDEKDKRITKAIVQTSIGQKNVSITPLAVVNMMATIARGGEKREVKVASKILYKNGTTMFQFDDHRLQGDTISPYTAQKLQKLLREVVAHNEGTGRRFNSLPFEVAGKSGTAETGKDNEKGEKLYHKWFAGYFPFQNPQYALVVVDMDTTSKAAVTNDVFYDFVQSLYQHINKR; this comes from the coding sequence ATGCGAAAAATTCAAAAGAGGTTGATAACCTTTGGAATTATTACACTATTTTTCAATGCCGTTCTCATGGCAAGACTTGCACAAATTCAACTTTTTGAGACTGAATCCTTTTCTACGAAAAATATCAATTTAATTGAAGAAAGTGTTAAGCAGAGAACTCAGCAAGTGGTGATAGATGATGGAAGAGGTTATTTTCTTGATCGAAACGGAAGACCGCTAGGAGAACATTACACACCGACGATTGTTCTCTTTCCTTTTTTAAAAGACTATAAATTTCCAATTGAACAGTTGTTGAAAATTATTCCAAATTCATCAGAAAAATTAGAACAGATGCTATTATCGGCTAAAAAGCCTATTATCCTAAATCAAGATATAGGAATTTATGTACAAGATGAAATGATTAATCAAATCAATCAATTAAATATTCCTGGGGTATTTGGTGTTTACATGAAAACAAAATCTCAAGAACCGATTGCCTCTCACTTAATTGGATTAACAAGTGCAGACAATCGATTAATCAAAAAATTATATCCTGATAAAGATCCATTACCATATTATACAACTATTGGCGTAACAGGATTAGAAAGAGCATTTGATGAATTTTTATTACCTGAAAAAGAAACGAAATTAATGTATCATGTCGATGGATTAGGTCGACCGCTTTTTGGAGTTCAAGTCAAATATATGGCGGATAGCAGCCCATTTTATCCAGTTTCTGTTCAAACAACGATTGATGCTGAAATTCAAAAAATGGCAGAAAAAATATTAGAGAAGCATAAATTAAAAAAAGGTGGATTAATCCTATTAGACATTGAGAGAAATGAGGTATTAGCTTTAGTATCGAAGCCGGATCTTAACCGCAATGACAAAAGCACTTTTTACAATTATATGTTCGAACCGATTTTTCCAGGGTCAGTTTTTAAAACGGTTATTGCGGCGGCTGCCATTGAGAAAAATTCCGTTTTACCTAATCGGACTTTTAATTGTGATCTTGATTTGTACGGCAAAAAAGAGAAAGATCCTAACAAACGTTACGGTATGTTGACGTTTACAGAAAGTTTTGCCAAAAGTTGTAATTATGCTTTTGCTGCATTAGGCCAAGAATTAATGGCTAAAAACGATCAAGTTTTCGAGGAATATGCTGAAAAATTAGGGCTTATCAACCTTGTCGGCTGGAAGGGGCAAGTTTATCATTATGAAGAGTTTCAACAAATTCCAATAGAACATTATGGGAAGATTTGGGGGGATGAAAAGGATAAACGAATTACAAAAGCGATCGTACAGACATCCATTGGCCAGAAAAATGTTTCCATAACACCATTAGCCGTTGTTAATATGATGGCAACAATTGCTCGCGGAGGAGAAAAAAGAGAAGTGAAGGTCGCCTCAAAAATTTTATATAAAAACGGCACAACGATGTTTCAATTTGATGATCATCGATTACAAGGTGATACGATTTCACCTTATACAGCTCAAAAATTACAGAAGCTGTTGCGAGAGGTTGTTGCCCATAACGAAGGAACTGGCAGGCGGTTTAACAGCTTACCATTTGAAGTAGCAGGAAAATCTGGCACGGCTGAAACCGGTAAGGATAATGAGAAGGGTGAAAAGCTATACCATAAATGGTTTGCAGGATATTTTCCTTTTCAAAATCCTCAATATGCCCTTGTTGTCGTCGATATGGATACAACAAGCAAAGCGGCCGTAACGAACGATGTTTTTTATGATTTCGTACAATCTCTCTACCAACATATAAACAAACGATAA
- a CDS encoding cystathionine gamma-lyase/homocysteine desulfhydrase (product_source=KO:K17217; cath_funfam=3.40.640.10,3.90.1150.10; cog=COG0626; ko=KO:K17217; pfam=PF01053; superfamily=53383) codes for MKRKTKMIHGGIVGDKHTGAVSVPIYQVSTYKQVEVGKHKGYEYSRTGNPTRFALEELIKDLEGGERGFAFGSGMAAITAVMMLFHSGDHVILTDDVYGGTYRVMTKVLNRLGIEATFVDTSRLENITREIKENTKAIYIETPTNPLLKITDIEETAKIAKEHNLLTIVDNTFSTPYWQTPIELGADIVLHSATKYIGGHSDVVAGLVVVKSETLADELHFIQNSTGGILGPQDSWLLMRGIKTLGLRMEAHEENARQIVEFLQNHPSVLKVYYPGLKEHPNHQIAKKQARGFGGMISFDVGSAERAEKLLSHVKYFTLAESLGAVESLISVPAKMTHASIPKDRREVLGITDGLVRISVGIEDADDLIEDLKQALEQS; via the coding sequence ATGAAACGAAAAACGAAAATGATTCATGGAGGTATAGTCGGTGACAAGCATACTGGTGCTGTTTCGGTTCCTATTTATCAAGTAAGTACGTATAAGCAAGTAGAAGTCGGAAAACATAAAGGCTATGAATATTCTCGCACGGGAAATCCAACTCGTTTTGCACTTGAAGAGCTAATCAAAGACTTAGAAGGTGGCGAAAGAGGATTTGCATTCGGTTCGGGTATGGCTGCAATTACTGCTGTAATGATGCTATTTCATAGTGGAGACCATGTCATTTTGACAGATGATGTATATGGCGGTACGTATCGAGTGATGACAAAGGTGCTAAATCGCCTTGGGATTGAAGCAACGTTTGTTGATACAAGTCGTCTAGAAAATATTACGCGGGAAATAAAAGAAAACACAAAAGCTATTTATATTGAAACACCGACAAATCCATTATTAAAAATTACAGACATTGAAGAAACAGCGAAAATAGCAAAAGAGCACAATTTATTAACAATCGTCGATAACACATTTAGCACTCCTTATTGGCAAACACCAATTGAATTAGGTGCTGATATCGTTTTACACAGTGCGACAAAATATATTGGAGGCCATAGTGATGTTGTAGCTGGTTTAGTCGTGGTTAAATCTGAAACGCTTGCGGATGAGCTTCATTTTATCCAAAATTCTACTGGAGGCATATTAGGACCACAGGATTCTTGGTTATTAATGAGAGGGATTAAAACACTAGGTTTGCGTATGGAGGCACATGAGGAAAATGCGCGGCAAATCGTAGAGTTTTTACAAAATCATCCATCTGTATTAAAGGTATATTACCCAGGCTTAAAAGAACATCCAAACCATCAAATTGCCAAAAAGCAAGCACGTGGCTTTGGTGGAATGATTTCCTTTGATGTAGGCAGTGCAGAAAGAGCTGAAAAGCTATTAAGTCATGTAAAATACTTTACATTGGCAGAAAGCTTAGGTGCTGTTGAAAGTTTAATTTCCGTTCCAGCCAAAATGACACACGCTTCCATTCCAAAAGATCGTCGCGAAGTGCTAGGAATTACAGATGGACTTGTCCGGATCTCAGTAGGAATTGAAGATGCTGATGATTTAATAGAAGATTTAAAACAAGCATTGGAACAGTCATAG
- a CDS encoding RNA polymerase sporulation-specific sigma factor (product_source=KO:K03091; cath_funfam=1.10.10.10,1.10.601.10; cog=COG1191; ko=KO:K03091; pfam=PF04542,PF04545; superfamily=88659,88946; tigrfam=TIGR02846) translates to MSGIITAFSFLFKELFFLVSYVKNNAFPQPLSPSEEKKYLQLLEKGDEEARNILIEHNLRLVAHIVKKFENTGEDSEDLISIGTIGLIKAIESYSQGKGTKLATYAARCIENEILMHLRALKKTKKDVSLHDPIGQDKEGNEISLMDVLKSENEDIIDTIQLNMELEKVKEYIDILDEREKEVIIGRFGLNMQEEKTQREIAKELGISRSYVSRIEKRALMKIFHEFFRVEKEKRMNEGK, encoded by the coding sequence ATGTCAGGAATCATAACAGCATTTAGTTTTTTATTTAAAGAACTATTTTTTCTAGTGTCATATGTAAAAAACAATGCCTTTCCACAACCTTTATCACCAAGTGAGGAAAAAAAATATTTACAGCTGTTGGAAAAAGGTGATGAAGAAGCAAGAAATATCCTAATAGAACATAATTTACGCCTTGTTGCTCATATCGTCAAAAAGTTCGAAAATACTGGTGAAGATTCAGAAGATTTAATTTCTATCGGTACGATTGGTTTAATTAAAGCCATTGAAAGCTACTCTCAAGGAAAAGGGACTAAACTCGCTACATATGCAGCTAGATGTATTGAAAATGAAATCTTGATGCATTTAAGAGCATTAAAAAAAACAAAAAAAGATGTTTCATTACATGACCCGATTGGTCAAGATAAAGAAGGAAACGAAATCAGCTTAATGGATGTGTTAAAATCGGAAAATGAAGATATTATCGACACAATTCAATTGAATATGGAACTTGAAAAAGTAAAAGAATATATAGATATTTTAGATGAGCGAGAAAAGGAAGTGATTATTGGACGATTTGGTTTAAATATGCAAGAAGAGAAAACGCAGCGTGAAATTGCCAAAGAGTTAGGTATATCAAGAAGCTACGTATCTAGAATTGAGAAAAGAGCATTAATGAAAATATTTCATGAATTTTTCCGAGTTGAGAAGGAAAAACGGATGAATGAGGGGAAGTAA
- a CDS encoding O-acetylserine dependent cystathionine beta-synthase (product_source=KO:K17216; cath_funfam=3.40.50.1100; cog=COG0031; ko=KO:K17216; pfam=PF00291; superfamily=53686; tigrfam=TIGR01139) produces the protein MNIVRGIHSLIGNTPLYELTAFPLPHKVRLFAKLEFFNPGGSIKDRLGMELIEDAIKSGKLKEGGTIIEPTAGNTGIGLALAAISKKINVIFCVPEKFSQEKQQLMKALGATIIHTPTSEGMRGAIEKAKQLAKEIDNAYCPQQFQNPANPDTYYKSLAPEIWKQLDGQIDIFVAGAGTGGTFMGTACYFKEKNPNVKTVIVEPVGSILNGGKPGPHKTEGIGMEFLPDFMDPSFFDAIYTIPDEAAFSRVNELAEKEGLLVGSSSGAAFHAAMLEAEKAKPGTNIVTIFPDSSERYLSKKIYEGGV, from the coding sequence ATGAATATCGTCCGAGGCATCCACTCGTTAATTGGGAATACACCGCTTTATGAATTGACCGCATTTCCCCTTCCTCACAAAGTACGTCTTTTTGCAAAGCTTGAGTTCTTTAATCCAGGTGGGAGTATTAAAGACAGACTCGGTATGGAACTTATTGAAGATGCGATTAAATCTGGAAAACTGAAGGAAGGCGGTACGATTATTGAACCAACTGCAGGAAACACAGGAATCGGATTAGCTCTTGCAGCAATTTCAAAAAAAATAAATGTCATATTTTGCGTACCAGAAAAGTTTAGTCAAGAGAAGCAGCAATTAATGAAAGCGCTAGGTGCAACGATCATTCATACTCCAACATCAGAAGGAATGAGAGGGGCTATTGAAAAAGCAAAGCAACTTGCAAAAGAGATAGACAATGCGTATTGTCCACAGCAATTTCAAAATCCTGCAAATCCCGATACGTATTACAAATCTTTAGCTCCGGAAATTTGGAAACAGCTTGATGGGCAAATTGATATTTTTGTCGCCGGTGCTGGAACTGGTGGCACATTTATGGGAACAGCCTGCTACTTTAAAGAGAAAAATCCAAACGTGAAAACTGTAATCGTAGAGCCAGTAGGTTCTATATTAAACGGAGGCAAACCAGGACCACATAAAACAGAAGGGATCGGAATGGAATTTTTGCCAGATTTTATGGATCCAAGCTTTTTTGACGCCATTTATACGATTCCGGATGAAGCTGCATTTTCTCGTGTTAACGAGCTTGCTGAAAAGGAAGGGCTATTAGTGGGAAGCTCATCTGGTGCTGCTTTTCATGCAGCGATGCTGGAAGCCGAAAAAGCAAAACCTGGTACAAATATTGTTACGATTTTTCCTGACAGCAGTGAACGTTATTTAAGTAAAAAGATATATGAAGGAGGAGTTTAA
- a CDS encoding ribosome biogenesis GTPase YqeH (product_source=TIGR03597; cath_funfam=3.40.50.300; cog=COG1161; ko=KO:K06948; pfam=PF01926; superfamily=52540; tigrfam=TIGR03597), with the protein MSEIVCVGCGIKIQTEDPGKPGYTPKAALEKEEVICRRCFRIKNYNDIQDVSLNDEDFLKILHKIGETKALVVKIVDIFDVNGSWIKGIQRFVGHNPIILVGNKVDVLPKSVKEQKLINWMRRQAKEYGLKPIDVFLVSSSKGHGIKEVAAAIDHYRNGQDVYVVGCTNVGKSTFINRIIKEVTGEGDMITTSHFPGTTLDLIEIPLHDGAALYDTPGIINHHQMAHYIDRRDLKLLTPKKEIKPKVYQLNEEQTLFFGGLARLDFIKGGRTSFVCYLPNEMNIHRTKLEKADSLYKTHVGEMLFPPRKEYVESFPELVPHEFTIKSKKTDIVFSGLGWVTVNEENKRVIAYAPKGVHVALRHSLI; encoded by the coding sequence TTGAGTGAAATCGTTTGTGTTGGTTGTGGCATTAAAATTCAGACAGAAGATCCCGGTAAACCTGGTTATACCCCAAAAGCTGCTTTAGAAAAAGAGGAAGTCATTTGCAGACGCTGTTTTCGCATCAAAAATTATAACGATATTCAAGATGTTTCCTTAAATGATGAAGATTTTTTGAAAATTTTACACAAGATTGGTGAAACGAAAGCTTTAGTCGTAAAAATAGTGGATATTTTTGATGTGAATGGAAGCTGGATAAAGGGTATTCAACGATTTGTCGGCCATAATCCTATCATTCTAGTTGGGAATAAAGTTGACGTTTTACCTAAATCTGTAAAGGAACAAAAACTAATAAATTGGATGAGAAGACAAGCAAAAGAATATGGTTTAAAGCCGATTGATGTTTTTCTCGTAAGCTCATCAAAAGGTCATGGAATAAAAGAAGTTGCCGCAGCTATTGACCATTACCGAAATGGACAAGATGTTTATGTAGTTGGTTGTACAAATGTAGGTAAATCAACATTTATTAATCGAATCATTAAAGAAGTGACAGGTGAAGGGGACATGATTACAACGTCCCATTTCCCAGGTACAACTCTAGATCTTATCGAAATTCCTTTGCATGATGGGGCAGCGCTATATGATACGCCAGGTATTATAAACCATCACCAAATGGCTCATTACATTGATCGCCGGGATTTAAAGCTTTTAACACCAAAAAAAGAAATTAAACCGAAAGTGTATCAATTAAACGAAGAGCAAACGTTATTTTTCGGTGGACTAGCCCGATTAGATTTTATCAAAGGCGGAAGAACTTCATTTGTTTGTTATCTTCCAAATGAAATGAATATTCATCGCACAAAGTTAGAGAAAGCAGATTCACTATATAAAACACATGTAGGGGAAATGCTTTTTCCACCAAGGAAGGAATATGTCGAATCCTTTCCAGAGCTTGTTCCACATGAATTCACCATTAAATCGAAAAAAACAGATATCGTCTTTTCTGGACTTGGCTGGGTAACGGTAAATGAAGAAAATAAACGCGTCATTGCTTATGCCCCGAAAGGCGTACATGTTGCGTTGCGTCATTCCTTAATTTAA
- a CDS encoding hypothetical protein (product_source=Hypo-rule applied; pfam=PF14143; superfamily=81452; transmembrane_helix_parts=Inside_1_18,TMhelix_19_41,Outside_42_44,TMhelix_45_67,Inside_68_78): MEKKKLYDLMLDFKRYAMILLAISTFLYIGLFIPEGYVVLTTKEQLGLLSVTSVLLFSSLFCFWLSLKYRHQLDDLDE; the protein is encoded by the coding sequence ATGGAAAAAAAGAAACTGTACGATTTAATGTTAGATTTTAAACGCTATGCTATGATTCTACTTGCGATTAGTACTTTTTTGTATATCGGCTTATTTATTCCGGAAGGGTATGTTGTCCTTACAACGAAAGAACAATTAGGGCTATTAAGCGTAACATCGGTATTATTGTTTAGTTCACTTTTTTGTTTTTGGCTTTCTTTAAAATATCGACATCAATTAGACGACCTCGACGAATAA
- a CDS encoding adenosylhomocysteine nucleosidase (product_source=KO:K01243; cath_funfam=3.40.50.1580; cog=COG0775; ko=KO:K01243; pfam=PF01048; superfamily=53167; tigrfam=TIGR01704) — MKVAIIGAMEEEVKILRDKLENKAQEVIAASEFTTGTLNGVGVILLKSGIGKVNAAISTTLLLDRFKPDYVINTGSAGGFHQSLNVGDVVISTEVRHHDVDVTAFGYEYGQVPGLPAAFIPDQLLVDIAEKKASEISDIQVVKGAIATGDSFMNDPNRVNFIRTKFPELYAVEMEAAAIAQVCYQFKTPFVIIRALSDIAGKESNISFEQFLGKAALHSTNMVVNIVHELKHV; from the coding sequence ATGAAAGTTGCCATTATTGGTGCAATGGAAGAAGAAGTGAAAATTTTACGAGACAAGTTAGAAAATAAAGCACAAGAAGTGATTGCTGCTAGCGAATTTACAACAGGAACTTTAAATGGTGTAGGTGTTATTTTATTAAAATCAGGTATTGGAAAAGTTAACGCTGCAATCAGTACAACGCTTTTATTAGATCGCTTTAAACCGGATTATGTTATTAATACAGGATCAGCTGGGGGGTTCCATCAATCTTTAAATGTTGGAGATGTGGTCATTTCAACTGAGGTGAGACATCATGATGTCGATGTAACAGCTTTTGGATATGAATATGGACAAGTTCCGGGTCTTCCAGCCGCTTTTATCCCAGATCAACTGCTTGTTGACATTGCCGAGAAAAAAGCAAGTGAAATTTCTGATATACAAGTTGTTAAAGGTGCTATCGCCACAGGCGATTCTTTCATGAATGACCCTAATCGTGTGAACTTTATTCGTACAAAGTTTCCAGAGTTGTATGCAGTTGAAATGGAAGCAGCTGCGATTGCTCAAGTATGTTATCAATTTAAAACACCGTTTGTCATTATTCGGGCTCTTTCTGATATAGCAGGGAAAGAATCAAATATTTCATTTGAACAGTTTTTAGGAAAAGCTGCTCTACATTCAACAAACATGGTTGTAAACATTGTTCATGAGTTGAAACATGTATAA
- a CDS encoding putative AdoMet-dependent methyltransferase (product_source=KO:K17462; cath_funfam=3.40.50.150; cog=COG2226; ko=KO:K17462; pfam=PF08241; superfamily=53335): MGREFIDMFDEWANHYDHTVVGQDEQYKDVFQHYEQILEEVVERSGNVVIEFGSGTGNLTKKLLNKGKQIYCIEPSEMMRRKAEEKLGNSVHIQDGDFLSFPVPNKNIDTIVSTYAFHHLTDEEKDKAIHIYSRILHTGGKIVFADTAFINQQRKEKTIERAKRQGYMRLAEDLQTEYYTTHGILKGIFNKHHFEVAFKQMNSFVWLMEAVKQ; encoded by the coding sequence GTGGGAAGAGAATTTATTGATATGTTTGATGAATGGGCAAATCATTATGATCATACAGTAGTAGGTCAAGATGAACAATATAAAGATGTATTTCAACATTACGAACAAATATTAGAGGAAGTAGTTGAACGATCAGGAAATGTCGTGATTGAGTTTGGATCTGGAACAGGCAATTTAACAAAGAAATTATTAAATAAGGGAAAACAAATTTACTGTATCGAACCTTCTGAAATGATGAGAAGGAAGGCGGAAGAAAAACTTGGAAATTCTGTTCATATCCAAGATGGTGACTTTTTATCCTTCCCAGTACCTAATAAAAACATAGACACGATTGTTAGCACGTATGCCTTTCATCATTTAACAGACGAAGAAAAGGATAAAGCGATTCATATATATAGTCGTATACTTCATACTGGTGGTAAAATAGTTTTTGCTGACACTGCTTTTATTAATCAACAAAGAAAAGAAAAGACAATTGAACGTGCTAAACGACAAGGCTATATGCGCTTAGCCGAGGATTTGCAAACGGAGTATTATACAACCCATGGCATATTAAAAGGAATTTTTAACAAGCATCATTTTGAAGTTGCTTTTAAGCAAATGAATTCTTTCGTTTGGTTGATGGAAGCAGTGAAACAATAA
- a CDS encoding developmental checkpoint coupling sporulation initiation to replication initiation (product_source=KO:K06371; cath_funfam=1.10.287.1100; ko=KO:K06371; pfam=PF08970; superfamily=100985), whose amino-acid sequence MTSSMKKLSDELLIESYYKAMEMNLSEDFIELIRLEIKRRSLGHVLKVTS is encoded by the coding sequence GTGACTTCTTCAATGAAAAAATTATCGGATGAATTATTAATTGAATCTTATTACAAAGCAATGGAAATGAATTTAAGTGAAGATTTTATCGAATTAATAAGATTAGAAATTAAGCGACGCTCACTTGGCCATGTTTTAAAAGTTACATCATAA
- a CDS encoding ABC-type Na+ efflux pump permease subunit (product_source=COG1668; cog=COG1668; pfam=PF07423; transmembrane_helix_parts=Inside_1_20,TMhelix_21_43,Outside_44_209), which produces MGNNQRKSRVELRNKNRRTNFILNIFIAVVFTLVLVVASQLFFGGREEKMETKNDLDQKDTLISSKENQEEDVDKQKKQADEEKEEDQVQNVEKDPFKGATISEGGAGSDVEQVFENPNWKPIGTKQTGEHYATYDKNSLDWKEMEQALSYATGIPIEDMTIRWLGNNGSPQDAKGTIESKSSGAKYRVYITWIDGQGWKPTKVEVLKR; this is translated from the coding sequence ATGGGGAATAATCAACGAAAATCTCGTGTTGAATTACGGAATAAAAATCGCCGAACAAATTTCATTTTAAATATATTCATTGCCGTTGTTTTTACTCTCGTATTAGTCGTTGCCTCTCAATTATTTTTTGGAGGAAGAGAAGAAAAAATGGAAACGAAAAACGATCTTGATCAGAAAGATACGCTTATTTCTTCTAAAGAAAATCAAGAGGAGGATGTAGATAAACAAAAGAAACAAGCGGATGAAGAAAAAGAGGAAGATCAAGTACAAAATGTTGAGAAAGATCCATTTAAAGGGGCGACTATCTCTGAGGGTGGCGCAGGCTCTGATGTAGAACAAGTGTTTGAAAATCCAAATTGGAAACCGATTGGCACGAAACAAACGGGAGAGCATTATGCTACATATGATAAAAACTCACTTGATTGGAAGGAGATGGAGCAGGCGTTAAGCTACGCAACAGGTATACCCATTGAAGACATGACCATTCGTTGGCTAGGGAACAATGGAAGTCCACAAGATGCTAAAGGAACGATTGAAAGTAAATCGTCAGGTGCCAAATACCGTGTATATATTACATGGATTGATGGCCAAGGATGGAAGCCAACGAAAGTGGAAGTGTTGAAGCGATAA